A stretch of Cyanobacterium sp. HL-69 DNA encodes these proteins:
- a CDS encoding MFS family transporter: MDKNLRNYCLVTAAYWGYTITDGALRMLVLLHFNQLGYTPIEIAFLFLFYEIFGVVTNFFGGWIGSQFGLRLTLYGGIGLQIFALVMLGFLNPEWAVWFQVLYVMTSQAFSGVAKDLTKMSSKSAVRLVVPKEAESKLFKWVAILTGSKNALKGLGFFVGAALLELTGFTNALFIQAGVLFIIFLTGRLLPKNMGKIKAKIKFKQLFSKSKAINILSLARFFLFGARDIWFVVALPVFFQSELNWTFIQVGTYMACWVIGYGFIQSFSPAILGQNKKSTAPQAKTIQIWTSVLTIVPVAIALSFMAGLDPQWVITGGLIIFGIVFAFNSAVHSYLVLAYTEDDDVALNVGFYYMANSGGRLLGTITSGISYQLFGIVGCLWISSFFVLVAALVSFKLPSPQKLEPASEN; the protein is encoded by the coding sequence ATGGACAAAAACCTAAGAAATTATTGCCTAGTTACCGCCGCCTACTGGGGCTATACCATCACCGATGGAGCATTAAGAATGCTCGTATTATTACACTTTAACCAACTTGGTTATACCCCCATCGAAATCGCGTTTTTATTCCTCTTTTACGAAATCTTTGGCGTTGTCACCAACTTTTTTGGAGGCTGGATTGGTTCACAATTTGGCTTACGATTAACCCTTTACGGAGGTATTGGTTTACAAATTTTTGCCCTCGTAATGCTTGGTTTTCTCAACCCAGAATGGGCGGTATGGTTTCAGGTGTTATACGTCATGACATCCCAAGCCTTCTCAGGAGTCGCCAAGGATTTAACCAAGATGAGTTCCAAAAGTGCTGTGCGTTTGGTAGTACCAAAAGAAGCGGAATCCAAGTTATTTAAATGGGTTGCCATTCTCACGGGTTCTAAAAATGCCCTCAAGGGTTTAGGATTTTTTGTCGGTGCAGCCCTATTAGAATTAACAGGGTTTACCAATGCTTTATTTATCCAAGCAGGGGTATTATTTATCATCTTTTTGACAGGTCGATTATTGCCCAAAAATATGGGTAAAATCAAAGCCAAAATTAAATTTAAACAGCTATTTTCTAAAAGTAAAGCTATTAATATTTTATCTCTTGCCAGATTTTTCCTATTTGGTGCTAGGGATATTTGGTTTGTGGTGGCGTTGCCCGTGTTTTTCCAAAGTGAGTTGAATTGGACTTTTATTCAGGTGGGTACTTATATGGCCTGTTGGGTAATTGGTTATGGGTTTATTCAGTCTTTCTCCCCTGCCATCCTCGGACAAAACAAAAAAAGTACCGCTCCCCAAGCCAAGACTATCCAGATTTGGACATCAGTTTTAACCATTGTACCAGTGGCGATCGCCCTTAGCTTCATGGCAGGATTAGATCCCCAATGGGTCATTACAGGGGGTTTAATTATCTTTGGCATCGTTTTTGCCTTCAACTCCGCCGTCCATTCTTACCTTGTTTTAGCCTACACTGAAGACGATGATGTGGCTTTAAACGTAGGCTTTTATTATATGGCAAACTCAGGGGGAAGACTACTAGGTACCATTACATCAGGTATCAGTTACCAACTATTTGGCATTGTCGGCTGTCTCTGGATTTCCAGCTTCTTTGTCCTCGTCGCCGCCCTCGTCTCCTTCAAACTACCCTCCCCCCAAAAACTAGAACCTGCCTCAGAAAATTAA
- a CDS encoding Ubiquinone biosynthesis monooxygenase UbiB, translating into MSSAYPNTSKYLEPSSEIPKVIPARKPEPGKKVYRWNSENYSPLRRRIDIWTFVLLLLFKLWRNGKKWSYSDGFTEEKLVARRRIQAGWIRENLLELGPTFIKVGQLFSTRADLFPEEYVEELSKLQDRVPAFSYEQVCAIIQKDFNKPLNQLFLNFDPTPLAAASLGQVHKAQLITGEEVVVKIQRPGLPKLFDIDLGILKQIARYFQNHPRWGKNRDWMGIYEECCRILWQETDYLLEGTSADTFRRNFRDESWVKVPRVFWRYSSPRVLTLEYMPGIKISHYDALEAAGLDRKELAKLGARAYLIQLLNDGFFHADPHPGNLAVDVDGSLIFYDFGMMGQLQPNIKEKLLEMLFGVTEKNAERVVDSLVELGALAPMDDPGPIRRSVQFLLDNFMDKPFEEQSIGQISEDLYEIAYDQPFRFPATFTFVMRAFSTLEGVGKGLDPDFNFMEVAQPFALNVMSQFNADNGKSILDEFSRQAMQVGNTAFGLPARLDDTIDKLDRGDIRLRVRSLEAERLLRRISSTQMATNYTLIISTLVLSATILVVNSLWQVAIALGVVAVLPTVALFKLLKQIKKLDRKF; encoded by the coding sequence GTGTCATCAGCCTATCCCAACACCAGTAAATATTTGGAACCCTCCTCCGAGATTCCTAAAGTCATCCCCGCCCGTAAACCAGAACCGGGGAAAAAAGTCTATCGTTGGAATAGCGAAAATTATTCCCCCCTCCGTCGCCGTATAGATATTTGGACATTTGTTCTTTTACTACTTTTCAAACTATGGCGTAACGGCAAAAAATGGAGTTATTCCGATGGCTTTACCGAAGAAAAATTAGTCGCCCGTCGTCGCATTCAGGCAGGATGGATTAGGGAAAATCTTCTCGAACTAGGGCCCACCTTTATCAAAGTAGGGCAGTTGTTTTCTACCCGAGCGGATTTATTTCCCGAAGAATACGTCGAAGAATTGTCCAAACTACAAGACAGAGTACCCGCTTTTAGTTATGAGCAGGTATGCGCCATCATCCAAAAAGATTTTAATAAACCCCTAAATCAACTATTCCTCAACTTTGACCCTACCCCCCTAGCCGCCGCTAGTTTAGGGCAAGTTCATAAAGCCCAATTAATCACGGGGGAAGAAGTGGTGGTAAAAATTCAGCGCCCCGGACTACCCAAATTATTTGATATTGATTTAGGTATCCTTAAACAAATTGCCCGTTACTTTCAAAATCATCCCCGTTGGGGCAAAAATCGGGATTGGATGGGAATTTATGAAGAATGTTGTCGTATTCTCTGGCAAGAAACCGATTATTTATTGGAAGGCACCAGCGCTGACACTTTTCGTCGTAATTTTCGGGATGAAAGCTGGGTCAAAGTACCAAGGGTATTTTGGCGTTATAGCTCTCCTAGGGTGTTAACTTTGGAATATATGCCGGGGATCAAAATTAGCCATTACGATGCCCTAGAGGCGGCAGGATTAGACCGTAAGGAGTTGGCAAAGTTGGGAGCAAGGGCTTATTTAATTCAACTTTTAAATGATGGTTTTTTCCATGCAGATCCCCATCCAGGTAACTTGGCGGTAGATGTTGATGGTTCTTTAATCTTTTATGATTTTGGTATGATGGGGCAATTACAGCCCAACATCAAAGAGAAGTTATTGGAAATGCTTTTTGGTGTCACCGAGAAAAATGCGGAGCGAGTAGTGGATTCTTTGGTGGAATTAGGGGCTTTGGCTCCCATGGATGATCCAGGCCCTATTCGGCGTTCTGTACAGTTTTTGCTTGATAACTTTATGGATAAGCCTTTTGAGGAACAGTCTATCGGGCAGATTAGTGAAGATCTTTATGAGATTGCCTATGATCAACCGTTTCGTTTTCCTGCTACTTTTACCTTTGTGATGAGGGCTTTTTCTACCCTAGAAGGGGTTGGTAAGGGTTTAGATCCAGATTTTAATTTTATGGAAGTTGCACAACCTTTTGCCCTAAATGTTATGAGTCAATTTAATGCGGATAATGGTAAATCTATTTTAGATGAGTTTAGCCGTCAGGCGATGCAGGTAGGTAACACTGCCTTTGGTTTACCCGCTCGTTTGGATGATACCATTGATAAACTAGATCGGGGTGATATTCGCTTGAGGGTACGTTCCCTTGAGGCAGAACGGCTATTGCGCCGTATCAGTAGTACCCAGATGGCGACTAATTACACTTTAATTATTAGTACCCTAGTTTTGTCGGCGACTATTTTAGTGGTTAATAGTTTGTGGCAAGTGGCGATCGCCCTTGGAGTGGTGGCCGTTTTACCCACGGTGGCTCTATTCAAATTATTAAAACAAATTAAGAAATTAGACCGCAAATTCTAG
- a CDS encoding Protein serine/threonine phosphatase PrpC, regulation of stationary phase produces the protein MKCAFAGLSDPGLVRSYNQDNFYTDTSGRFFILADGMGGHAGGEQASKIAVEVIKDYLEENWEAPMDSYDLLEKAVLQANEGILEDQDNHPERGDMGTTVVVLIFRNGETWRAHIGDSRLYQLQDEMLIQVTSDHTWIGQAIRAGEITLEDAKHHPWRHVLSQCLGRRDLYEGIDIHKIDTMDKGDRFLLCSDGLTEEVTDPIISKLLGDGDDLDKVADSLVTEAKNNGGSDNVTVVLIKVDDLEDVTTEAKDHDDNILKVSETKDEGE, from the coding sequence ATGAAATGTGCATTCGCTGGCTTGAGTGATCCAGGACTGGTAAGGTCGTATAATCAAGATAATTTTTATACTGATACATCTGGAAGATTTTTTATCCTCGCTGATGGTATGGGTGGTCATGCCGGTGGAGAACAAGCCAGTAAAATTGCGGTGGAGGTTATTAAGGACTATCTGGAAGAAAATTGGGAAGCTCCCATGGATTCCTACGACCTTCTCGAAAAGGCTGTTTTACAAGCAAATGAGGGTATTCTTGAGGATCAAGATAATCATCCTGAACGGGGCGATATGGGTACTACCGTAGTGGTTTTAATCTTCCGTAATGGAGAAACTTGGCGAGCGCACATTGGCGATTCTCGTCTTTATCAGCTTCAGGATGAGATGTTAATTCAAGTCACCTCAGATCATACTTGGATTGGTCAAGCCATTAGGGCTGGGGAAATTACCCTTGAGGATGCGAAACATCACCCTTGGCGCCATGTGTTATCTCAATGTTTGGGACGTAGAGATTTGTATGAAGGTATTGACATCCACAAGATTGATACTATGGATAAGGGCGATCGCTTCTTGCTCTGTAGTGATGGTTTAACCGAAGAAGTTACCGATCCCATTATTTCTAAACTTTTGGGAGATGGAGATGATTTAGATAAAGTTGCCGATAGCCTCGTTACCGAAGCGAAAAATAATGGTGGTTCTGATAACGTTACCGTGGTTTTAATCAAAGTTGACGATTTAGAAGACGTTACGACTGAAGCAAAAGATCATGATGATAATATCCTAAAGGTTTCAGAAACAAAAGATGAAGGAGAATAG
- the pyrR gene encoding bifunctional transcriptional repressor of pyrimidine metabolism / uracil phosphoribosyltransferase PyrR, with product MINQIIEILSADEIRRTLNRLASQVVEEAPDLSLVVLLGIYTRGVPLAQQLATQIKHIEQQEVTVGAIDITFYRDDLDKIQMRTPERTEIPVDLTGKTIILVDDVIYSGRTIRAALNAVAEYGRPEIVKLLALVDRGHRQLPIHPDFVGKVLPTAKDEKVKVYLESVDGRNAVELRKF from the coding sequence ATGATTAATCAAATTATTGAAATCCTCTCCGCCGATGAAATACGCCGTACCCTAAATCGATTAGCTTCCCAAGTAGTTGAAGAAGCCCCAGATTTATCTTTGGTGGTGCTGTTGGGTATCTATACAAGAGGGGTACCCCTCGCCCAACAATTGGCAACCCAAATTAAACACATTGAACAACAAGAAGTAACGGTAGGGGCGATCGATATTACCTTTTATCGGGATGATTTAGACAAAATTCAGATGAGAACCCCCGAAAGAACCGAAATTCCCGTGGATTTGACAGGAAAAACCATTATTTTGGTGGATGATGTCATTTACAGTGGACGCACCATTCGAGCAGCCCTTAATGCTGTGGCAGAGTATGGCAGACCAGAAATTGTTAAACTTTTGGCACTGGTAGATAGAGGACATCGTCAATTACCCATTCACCCCGACTTTGTGGGTAAAGTGTTGCCCACGGCCAAGGATGAAAAAGTGAAGGTCTATTTGGAGTCCGTGGATGGTAGAAATGCTGTAGAGTTAAGGAAGTTTTGA
- the recJ-2 gene encoding single-stranded-DNA-specific exonuclease RecJ has protein sequence MTSNLPEQRWRFGQPNPQLVELFSQSLGLSRIMAEVIINRGLHCTEDAEIYINPEAQTLPSPVTEFPDLAKCLDLLTETIAHGSKIAICGDYDADGMTSTALLIRALRHLGAKVDYAIPSRMQDGYGINNRIVKEFKEEGVSLILTVDNGISAYEPIALAKELGLKVIITDHHDLPSKLPPADGILNPKLLPPSSPYKGLAGVGVAYVLGVTLAQKQGQLEGLTRQLLELYTLGTIADLAPLTGVNRRWLKRGLKLLADPQILGIQALIKVGGVDKKKKTLSSDDIGFKLGPRINAIGRISDPQIVIELLTTEDESIALQRASECHSVNQKRQELCNQITKDAIAFIEEGKIDYKGDRFLLLLGEHWHHGVIGIVASRLVERYGVPVFIATYEDEEKKHIRGSARGTEEYNIFKALQYCDNLLLKYGGHKAAGGFGFETKNLDLIKDRLREFSHQLLSLEHLKPLLKVDSQISFYDADFDLIKEIESLYPWGIENDPPIFWTPDITVISQKLTKTGEHLQLTLQDESGAKLKCIAWQKSHYYPLPPNIDVAYKLSINEWRGEKTVQLDIQGIK, from the coding sequence ATGACATCAAATTTACCAGAACAACGGTGGCGGTTTGGTCAGCCTAATCCTCAATTGGTGGAGCTATTTTCCCAATCTTTGGGATTGTCTCGAATTATGGCTGAGGTGATTATCAATCGTGGTTTGCACTGTACCGAGGATGCGGAAATTTATATCAACCCTGAAGCCCAGACTCTGCCCTCTCCCGTCACGGAATTTCCCGATTTAGCAAAGTGTCTGGATCTGTTGACAGAGACGATCGCCCATGGCTCTAAAATAGCTATTTGCGGAGATTATGATGCCGATGGGATGACTAGCACCGCCCTACTGATTCGAGCCTTGAGACACCTAGGAGCAAAGGTTGATTACGCCATTCCTAGTCGAATGCAAGATGGTTATGGCATTAACAATCGCATTGTCAAGGAATTTAAAGAGGAGGGAGTAAGTTTAATTTTGACTGTGGATAACGGCATTTCAGCCTATGAACCCATCGCCCTAGCCAAAGAATTAGGCTTAAAAGTAATCATAACCGATCACCATGATTTACCCTCCAAGTTACCCCCCGCCGATGGTATCCTTAACCCCAAATTATTACCTCCTAGCTCCCCCTATAAAGGCTTAGCTGGGGTAGGGGTTGCCTATGTGTTAGGGGTAACCCTTGCTCAAAAACAAGGGCAATTAGAGGGCTTAACAAGGCAATTGCTAGAACTTTATACCCTCGGTACCATTGCCGATTTAGCACCTCTGACGGGGGTTAACCGTCGTTGGCTCAAACGGGGTTTAAAATTGTTGGCAGACCCCCAAATTTTGGGCATTCAAGCCTTAATTAAAGTGGGAGGGGTGGATAAAAAGAAAAAAACCCTCAGTTCCGATGATATAGGCTTTAAACTTGGCCCAAGAATCAACGCTATTGGACGTATTAGTGACCCTCAAATTGTCATTGAACTTCTTACCACCGAAGACGAGTCCATCGCCCTCCAGAGGGCTTCTGAGTGCCACAGCGTTAATCAAAAAAGGCAGGAGTTGTGTAATCAAATTACGAAGGATGCCATTGCTTTCATTGAGGAGGGGAAAATTGATTATAAGGGCGATCGCTTTTTACTATTATTAGGAGAACACTGGCACCATGGGGTAATTGGTATTGTTGCTTCTCGTTTAGTAGAGCGTTATGGAGTCCCTGTATTTATTGCCACCTATGAAGACGAAGAAAAAAAACATATTCGAGGTTCCGCAAGGGGTACTGAGGAATATAATATCTTTAAAGCACTTCAATATTGTGATAATTTATTATTAAAATATGGAGGTCATAAAGCCGCAGGAGGCTTTGGTTTTGAGACAAAAAATCTCGATTTAATCAAAGATAGATTAAGAGAATTTAGCCATCAGTTACTATCTCTAGAACATCTTAAACCTTTACTTAAAGTTGATAGTCAGATTAGTTTTTATGATGCTGATTTTGATCTAATAAAAGAAATAGAAAGTCTTTATCCTTGGGGTATAGAAAATGATCCACCTATCTTTTGGACTCCTGATATAACGGTCATTTCGCAGAAGTTAACTAAAACAGGGGAACATTTACAATTAACCCTTCAGGATGAGTCAGGGGCAAAATTAAAATGTATTGCGTGGCAAAAAAGTCATTATTATCCCTTACCTCCTAATATTGATGTTGCTTATAAATTATCTATCAATGAGTGGCGAGGAGAAAAAACTGTGCAATTAGATATTCAGGGTATTAAGTAG
- the tmk gene encoding dTMP kinase Tmk: MSKGLFIVFEGVDGAGSSTQAQMLRDYFTHIGQQSIVSPEPSAGPIGKLLRTFLAGKNDFNSEDLYDQQMAYLFAADRHYHLYNNVDGVYSLTKENIHVISTRYYFSSLAYNGKTEKDYDFVSILNQKFPPPDLVIYLDLPVNIALERMCDRPSKEIYETQEKLTKVRERFTEIFANYSHKILKIDARESKKKIHQTIVNDIEKWN; this comes from the coding sequence ATGTCAAAGGGATTATTTATTGTTTTTGAAGGAGTTGATGGTGCAGGGAGTTCAACTCAAGCTCAAATGTTACGGGATTATTTTACTCACATAGGGCAACAATCTATTGTTAGTCCAGAGCCTTCTGCTGGCCCCATTGGAAAGTTATTAAGAACTTTTTTAGCAGGGAAAAATGATTTTAATAGTGAGGATTTATACGATCAACAAATGGCTTATTTGTTTGCGGCCGATCGCCATTACCATTTATATAATAATGTGGATGGAGTTTATAGTTTAACCAAAGAAAATATCCATGTAATTAGTACCAGATATTATTTTTCTTCCCTTGCTTATAATGGAAAAACAGAAAAAGATTATGATTTTGTAAGTATTTTAAATCAAAAATTTCCTCCCCCAGATTTAGTTATTTATCTTGATCTTCCCGTAAATATAGCATTAGAAAGAATGTGCGATCGCCCTTCAAAAGAAATATATGAAACCCAAGAAAAATTAACTAAAGTTAGGGAAAGATTTACAGAAATATTTGCTAATTATTCCCATAAAATATTGAAAATTGACGCCAGAGAAAGCAAAAAAAAAATCCATCAAACAATAGTTAATGATATTGAAAAATGGAACTAA
- a CDS encoding Sll0939 family stress-responsive protein — protein MELIEFIEAGLYIFANLFKLVLEAIALLCILWGLIKTLQLSLNYKSHHRQNRFTKVRLEFGMWLVLALEFQLGADIVATTLSSDFTSLGKLVIIAIVRTVLNYFLTKELEGKLHE, from the coding sequence ATGGAACTAATAGAATTTATCGAAGCAGGATTATATATTTTTGCTAATCTTTTTAAATTAGTGCTAGAGGCGATCGCCCTTTTGTGTATATTATGGGGATTAATTAAAACCCTACAACTGTCCCTTAATTACAAATCCCATCACCGCCAAAACCGATTTACAAAAGTTCGATTAGAATTTGGTATGTGGTTAGTCCTTGCCCTAGAATTTCAATTGGGGGCGGATATAGTTGCCACCACCCTAAGCTCAGATTTTACCTCCCTTGGTAAACTGGTTATAATTGCTATCGTTCGTACCGTATTAAACTATTTTCTGACCAAAGAATTAGAAGGAAAATTACACGAGTGA
- a CDS encoding Alkaline phosphatase: MSTINLTGLNYDQNFDTLANSGEPSNVLPLGWFFLETGNNANETYGISDGSSNSGNTYSYGSTDSTDRAFGTLLSGSLNSMIGAGFTNNSGSTVTGLDISYQGEQWRLGTSDRTTPDRLDFQYSLDATSLNSGTWVDVDSLDFTPPITTGDVGAKNGNENAVEIANTISELEIEDGETFWIRWTDFNASGADDGLGIDDFSLTLLDGEVIVDEPGEDEDTEPEIPPEPEITKIHTIQGEGMASPLVDEIVTIEAIVVGDFQSFDDNTGSNLRGFYVQEEDSDIDDNSLTSEGLFIFDDNFGVDVNVGDLVRVTGTVAEFTSGSSSLTQLRSVSDVTVVSENNALPTPVEVSFPLNNPNDLEAFEGMLITIPNTLSVTEHFQLGRFGQVVLSSDGDTNQPDTDGRLDQFTQFNAPSVDGFSAYQEELAKRRIVVDDGLTVQNPDPIINGREEMPLSPTNTLRGGDTVMGLTGILDDRFGASNIGNYRIQPTAPIDFQATNSRPTEVPDVGGRLKVASFNVLNYFNGDGAGDFSGSEQRGADNPEEFERQRDKIISAIVGLDADVVGLVEIENDGYGNDSAIQDLIDGLNAVEGEGTYAFVDPGTPTLGLDAIAVGFIYKTNSVKVADESSVAILETGAFDPVNVARHRVPLAVTFEELATGEQFTAVNNHFKSKGSSGLSDENDPNFDQGDGQGFWNDTRTQASQDLANWLATNPTGINDSDVVILGDLNAYAQEDPITTLENAGYQNLVPQSSYSFVFDGQWGTLDYALATGSIRNQVTGATKWHINADEPNALDYNTNFKSENQVISLYDDSPFRSSDHDPVIVGLNLSSSVPDTGSSGGGSGFTPPIIPPVQTPDTSTPPRNSLIERVLTFSENNVQILYIPLTGRPGDPTGLGFWKNAITENNISYSPFNGDTLANFPEEQRIGYQNIINDFAASSEIVRLFGQNDSLFAINLVYSNAFNRPAEEEGLNYWNNALEIGDVTLANLALEISLGAIGSDVSILSNKVVSAELFLERLQSLGMSSRYVGEEAEVIASEFLSSVGNTIATQSEIDNVINRLPVM; the protein is encoded by the coding sequence ATGTCAACAATTAACTTAACTGGTTTGAACTATGACCAGAATTTTGATACTCTTGCCAACAGTGGTGAGCCTAGTAATGTTTTGCCCCTAGGGTGGTTTTTTTTAGAAACTGGTAATAATGCGAACGAAACCTATGGTATTAGCGATGGCAGTAGTAACTCTGGAAATACCTACAGTTACGGCTCAACAGATTCTACGGACAGAGCTTTTGGTACTTTATTATCTGGCTCATTAAATTCAATGATTGGAGCAGGTTTTACCAATAATTCTGGTTCTACCGTTACAGGATTAGACATTAGCTATCAGGGCGAACAATGGCGACTAGGAACCTCTGACCGAACCACTCCAGACCGTTTAGACTTTCAATATAGTTTGGATGCAACTTCCCTTAATTCAGGTACATGGGTTGATGTGGATTCTTTAGATTTTACCCCTCCTATCACTACGGGAGATGTGGGGGCAAAGAATGGTAATGAAAATGCTGTAGAAATTGCTAATACCATTTCAGAGCTAGAAATTGAAGACGGAGAAACGTTTTGGATTCGCTGGACTGATTTTAATGCCTCTGGGGCGGATGATGGTTTAGGTATTGACGATTTTTCTTTAACCCTGTTAGATGGCGAAGTAATTGTAGATGAGCCGGGGGAAGATGAAGATACAGAACCAGAAATTCCCCCAGAGCCAGAAATTACTAAAATTCATACCATTCAGGGAGAAGGTATGGCATCCCCCCTTGTGGATGAAATTGTAACCATAGAGGCGATCGTTGTTGGTGATTTTCAATCTTTTGATGATAATACTGGTAGTAATCTACGGGGTTTTTATGTTCAAGAGGAAGATAGTGACATTGACGATAACTCTTTGACCTCGGAAGGTTTATTCATCTTTGATGATAACTTTGGGGTTGACGTTAATGTCGGTGATTTAGTTCGGGTAACTGGTACTGTGGCTGAGTTTACTTCTGGTAGCAGTAGTTTAACTCAATTACGCAGTGTTAGCGATGTCACTGTGGTTAGTGAAAATAATGCTTTACCCACCCCTGTAGAAGTTTCATTTCCTCTCAATAATCCTAATGATTTAGAGGCTTTTGAGGGAATGTTGATCACAATTCCGAATACTTTAAGCGTAACGGAACATTTTCAATTAGGTCGCTTTGGTCAAGTGGTTTTATCCTCTGATGGTGACACTAATCAACCTGATACTGATGGACGTTTAGACCAGTTTACTCAATTTAATGCTCCTAGTGTGGATGGTTTCAGTGCCTATCAAGAAGAGTTAGCGAAGCGTCGCATTGTGGTTGATGATGGTTTAACGGTTCAAAATCCAGATCCCATTATCAATGGTAGAGAGGAAATGCCATTGAGTCCTACGAATACTCTCCGTGGTGGTGATACGGTGATGGGTTTGACTGGTATTCTTGATGATCGTTTTGGTGCATCTAATATTGGTAATTATCGGATTCAACCTACTGCCCCCATTGATTTTCAAGCTACCAATTCTCGTCCCACGGAAGTTCCTGATGTTGGTGGACGGTTAAAGGTTGCTAGTTTTAATGTTCTCAATTATTTTAATGGTGATGGTGCAGGGGATTTTTCTGGTTCTGAGCAAAGGGGGGCTGATAATCCTGAAGAGTTTGAACGTCAGAGAGATAAAATCATTTCAGCTATTGTCGGTTTAGATGCTGATGTGGTTGGTCTTGTGGAGATTGAAAATGACGGTTACGGGAATGATAGTGCCATTCAAGATCTCATTGATGGTTTAAACGCTGTGGAGGGAGAGGGTACTTATGCTTTTGTCGATCCTGGTACTCCTACTTTGGGACTTGATGCGATCGCAGTGGGCTTTATTTACAAAACTAATTCGGTAAAAGTAGCTGATGAAAGTAGTGTCGCAATTTTAGAAACAGGGGCATTTGACCCTGTTAATGTCGCCCGTCATCGTGTACCTTTGGCGGTAACGTTTGAAGAATTAGCCACCGGAGAACAGTTTACAGCCGTTAACAATCACTTTAAATCTAAAGGTTCATCAGGATTGAGTGATGAAAATGATCCTAACTTTGATCAAGGGGATGGACAAGGATTTTGGAATGATACTCGCACCCAAGCATCTCAAGATTTAGCCAATTGGTTGGCTACTAATCCTACAGGAATTAATGACAGTGATGTGGTTATTTTAGGGGATTTAAATGCTTATGCCCAAGAGGATCCTATCACAACCCTAGAGAATGCAGGTTATCAAAATTTAGTTCCTCAAAGCAGTTATTCCTTTGTTTTTGACGGTCAATGGGGTACCCTAGACTATGCTTTAGCTACGGGTAGTATACGTAACCAAGTTACAGGAGCCACAAAATGGCATATCAACGCCGACGAACCCAATGCTTTAGACTACAATACTAATTTTAAATCTGAAAATCAAGTTATTAGTCTTTATGACGATAGCCCTTTTCGTTCTTCAGATCATGACCCTGTTATTGTTGGCTTGAATTTGAGTAGCTCTGTTCCAGATACTGGCAGTAGCGGAGGTGGAAGTGGTTTTACTCCCCCAATTATCCCTCCTGTACAGACTCCTGACACCTCGACTCCCCCAAGAAATTCTCTTATTGAAAGAGTTTTAACGTTTAGTGAAAATAATGTGCAAATCCTCTATATTCCCTTAACAGGAAGACCTGGAGATCCTACAGGGTTAGGATTCTGGAAAAATGCCATTACTGAAAATAACATTAGTTATTCCCCTTTTAATGGTGATACTCTAGCTAATTTCCCTGAGGAGCAGAGAATTGGTTATCAAAATATTATCAATGATTTTGCTGCTTCTTCAGAAATCGTCAGATTATTTGGTCAAAATGATAGTCTATTTGCTATTAACCTAGTTTACAGTAACGCCTTTAACCGCCCGGCTGAAGAAGAAGGATTAAATTACTGGAATAATGCCTTAGAAATAGGGGATGTTACTCTTGCTAACCTTGCTCTGGAGATTTCTTTGGGTGCCATTGGTTCTGATGTTAGTATTTTGAGTAATAAGGTTGTTAGTGCAGAATTATTCCTAGAGCGTCTACAATCTCTTGGTATGAGTTCAAGATATGTTGGAGAAGAAGCAGAAGTGATTGCTTCTGAGTTTTTATCTTCTGTGGGTAACACTATAGCCACTCAGAGTGAGATTGATAATGTTATTAACCGTCTTCCTGTAATGTAA
- the glbN gene encoding hemoglobin, protein MKTLYEKLGGKEAVDTAVDMFYEKVLNDERVKHFFVNTDMKQQKNHQKAFMTYAFGGTEKFTGRNMRDAHKDLVDKMGLTDLHFDAIAQNLVETLHELNVSQENIDEVVTIVGAVEHRNDVLNR, encoded by the coding sequence ATGAAAACTTTATACGAAAAATTAGGCGGAAAAGAAGCTGTAGATACCGCTGTGGATATGTTTTATGAAAAGGTATTAAATGATGAAAGGGTAAAACACTTTTTTGTTAATACTGATATGAAACAGCAAAAAAATCATCAAAAGGCTTTTATGACCTATGCTTTCGGTGGTACTGAGAAGTTCACTGGTCGTAATATGAGGGATGCCCATAAGGATTTAGTGGACAAAATGGGCTTGACAGATCTTCATTTTGATGCGATCGCCCAAAACCTTGTAGAAACCCTCCATGAGTTGAATGTATCTCAAGAAAACATTGATGAAGTCGTTACCATTGTTGGGGCAGTGGAACATCGTAACGATGTTTTAAACCGTTAA